From Lujinxingia litoralis, one genomic window encodes:
- the recN gene encoding DNA repair protein RecN, whose product MLTHLVIRNFAIIEHLEIPVRPGFTVLTGETGAGKSIIIDALNLLLGGRASTEVIRTDEDEAIVQGVFEPSAITAERLRQRLAEQGIDFEGQLIIRRILSRSGRNKVFVNGSLTTLANLASLARGLVDISGQHEHYSLLRADEHIGLLDAFAGLSEQVATMGAAYSQVNTLKRELKALHENVRDRLHRADFLRFQLVEIDAAELEPGEEEKHEAEVDRLRYAEKINDAVRSALRHTYAGQDSAVERLGEAVDALKRAARYDTRLEGLAQRLDEARIAAEETARDLQDQDLDIDADPGRLDTVIERLEVIKKLRQKYGQDIPAILENAAHMREELHRLDNAEEHGHELEARLEKARQKAWVIARKLSQARREAAVELRRRVEAELGDLNMARTQFVPHFSPAELPPTQASEADAAITLDARGFDRLEFLLAPNVGEEPRPMAKIASGGELSRIMLAIKTVLAERDTIDTYVFDEVDTGIGGATADVVGAKIQHAARDHQVLCITHLASIASRSDHHYVVEKMLVDERTQSIIRPLSEEERIDEVARMLGGARVTTTTRDAARELLTQQAR is encoded by the coding sequence ATGCTCACCCACCTCGTCATCCGAAACTTCGCCATCATCGAACACCTCGAGATCCCCGTCCGCCCGGGCTTCACCGTGCTCACCGGCGAAACCGGCGCCGGCAAATCGATCATCATCGACGCGCTCAACCTCCTGCTGGGCGGACGCGCCAGCACCGAGGTCATTCGCACCGATGAAGACGAAGCCATCGTCCAGGGCGTCTTTGAGCCCTCGGCGATCACCGCCGAGCGCCTGCGCCAGCGTCTGGCCGAACAGGGCATCGACTTTGAGGGCCAACTCATCATCCGGCGCATCCTCAGCCGCTCCGGACGAAACAAGGTCTTCGTCAACGGCAGCCTCACCACCCTGGCCAACCTGGCCTCCCTGGCCCGCGGCCTGGTCGACATCAGCGGGCAGCACGAACACTACAGCCTGCTGCGCGCCGATGAGCACATCGGCCTCCTCGACGCCTTCGCCGGCCTCTCCGAGCAGGTCGCCACGATGGGAGCGGCCTACAGCCAGGTCAACACCCTGAAACGCGAGCTCAAAGCGCTGCACGAAAACGTGCGCGACCGCCTCCACCGCGCCGACTTTTTGCGCTTCCAGCTTGTCGAGATCGACGCCGCCGAGTTGGAACCCGGCGAGGAAGAAAAGCACGAGGCCGAAGTCGACCGCCTGCGTTACGCCGAGAAGATCAACGACGCGGTGCGCTCCGCCCTGCGCCACACCTACGCCGGCCAGGACTCCGCAGTGGAGCGCCTGGGCGAAGCCGTCGACGCCCTCAAGCGCGCCGCCCGCTACGACACGCGCCTGGAGGGCCTGGCCCAGCGCCTGGATGAGGCCCGCATCGCCGCCGAAGAGACCGCCCGCGACCTCCAGGATCAGGACCTCGACATCGACGCCGACCCGGGACGCCTGGACACCGTGATCGAACGCCTGGAAGTCATCAAGAAACTGCGCCAGAAGTACGGCCAGGACATCCCCGCCATCCTGGAAAACGCCGCCCACATGCGCGAGGAGCTCCACCGCCTGGACAACGCCGAGGAACACGGCCACGAACTCGAAGCGCGCCTGGAAAAGGCCCGCCAGAAGGCCTGGGTCATCGCCCGTAAACTCAGCCAGGCTCGCCGCGAGGCCGCCGTCGAACTGCGCCGCCGCGTCGAAGCCGAGCTCGGCGACCTCAACATGGCCCGCACCCAGTTCGTCCCCCACTTTTCCCCGGCCGAACTCCCGCCCACCCAGGCCAGCGAGGCCGACGCCGCCATCACCCTGGATGCCCGCGGCTTTGATCGCCTGGAGTTCTTGCTCGCTCCCAACGTCGGCGAAGAGCCGCGCCCCATGGCCAAAATCGCCAGCGGCGGCGAACTCTCCCGGATCATGCTCGCCATCAAGACCGTGCTCGCCGAACGCGACACCATCGACACCTACGTCTTCGACGAAGTCGACACCGGCATCGGCGGTGCCACCGCCGATGTGGTCGGCGCCAAGATTCAACACGCCGCCCGCGACCATCAGGTGCTCTGCATCACCCACCTGGCCTCGATCGCCTCGCGCAGCGACCACCACTACGTCGTCGAAAAGATGCTCGTCGACGAGCGCACCCAGTCGATCATTCGCCCCTTAAGCGAAGAGGAACGCATCGACGAGGTCGCCCGCATGCTCGGGGGCGCCCGCGTGACCACCACCACCCGCGACGCCGCCCGCGAGCTCCTCACCCAGCAGGCCCGCTGA